In Thermovirga sp., a single genomic region encodes these proteins:
- a CDS encoding thioesterase codes for MINLNDYLTPGFSHEFKVTVTSEESVGNFSPKLDQLLATSACVKAFIRAAIETTDKYLPEGYITVGQSIEISHEAPSYIGTTVNFKATLYSISGNKIYYELVAWDHMGTVATGKHTRAVVNWALLMDGARERAYLQDQGF; via the coding sequence ATGATCAATTTAAACGATTACCTCACTCCGGGCTTTTCCCATGAATTTAAAGTGACGGTAACCAGCGAGGAATCTGTCGGCAATTTCTCTCCCAAACTCGACCAGTTACTGGCAACTTCGGCCTGTGTGAAGGCCTTCATAAGGGCGGCCATCGAGACCACCGACAAATACCTGCCTGAAGGATACATCACCGTGGGGCAGAGCATCGAGATTTCCCACGAGGCCCCTTCCTACATAGGTACGACAGTCAACTTCAAAGCAACCCTGTACAGTATCAGCGGCAACAAGATCTACTACGAACTCGTGGCCTGGGATCATATGGGTACCGTCGCCACGGGAAAGCACACCAGGGCTGTGGTCAACTGGGCACTGCTCATGGACGGAGCCAGGGAAAGAGCCTACCTACAGGACCAGGGCTTTTAG
- a CDS encoding universal stress protein: MKRVVVAIDGSEVSKEVLDYALHYAEREKDAELLFLHVINWEDSREISVGGRVVSVPPPEEEVKGEFEKLVLDRIQASDASKPERMSINILFGNPYNEIVTFAEKMDASMIMIGHRGLSNLERFFLGSVAAKVVAHSPCSVYVHREKKKPGD; the protein is encoded by the coding sequence ATGAAAAGGGTAGTGGTGGCGATCGACGGTAGCGAGGTCAGCAAGGAGGTCCTCGATTACGCCCTGCACTATGCCGAAAGAGAGAAGGATGCCGAACTGCTGTTCCTCCACGTTATCAACTGGGAAGATTCTCGCGAGATATCCGTCGGTGGGCGGGTCGTGTCAGTGCCTCCGCCCGAGGAAGAAGTCAAGGGGGAGTTCGAGAAATTGGTCCTTGACAGGATCCAGGCGTCCGACGCGTCCAAACCGGAAAGGATGTCCATCAACATTCTCTTTGGGAATCCCTACAATGAGATTGTTACTTTCGCGGAAAAGATGGACGCCTCCATGATAATGATTGGGCACCGGGGGCTGAGCAACCTGGAGAGGTTTTTCCTGGGGAGCGTTGCGGCAAAGGTGGTCGCTCATTCTCCCTGCAGCGTTTACGTTCACCGGGAAAAGAAAAAACCTGGAGATTGA
- a CDS encoding AzlD domain-containing protein, protein MIFYLLFGSLAVALLIIKGLFLCFVPDRKLPPFLERYFRYITPAVLAALIAPSVFYAGNPAGLEVSPKRLTAGLVAFIVALVTRNILITIVTGMVLLWGLSCLSI, encoded by the coding sequence ATGATATTCTACCTCCTTTTCGGCTCGCTTGCCGTCGCGCTTCTGATTATCAAGGGGCTTTTCCTATGCTTCGTGCCCGACCGGAAACTACCTCCTTTTCTTGAGAGGTACTTCCGGTACATCACCCCGGCCGTCCTCGCCGCCTTGATCGCACCATCGGTTTTCTATGCCGGGAACCCGGCAGGACTCGAAGTGTCCCCCAAGAGGTTGACGGCGGGCCTCGTGGCCTTCATCGTCGCGCTGGTGACGAGGAATATTTTGATTACCATAGTGACTGGTATGGTCCTGCTCTGGGGTTTATCCTGTCTTTCGATCTAG
- a CDS encoding branched-chain amino acid ABC transporter permease, with protein MAGAKREFLRGAKNAVPLFLGLVPFAVVVGVAAREAGLDAAQGTFFSLSMIAGTAQLAAVQLYGAGASAVIVLLTAMVVNLRYSMYSLSLRRVLEERSFIERLLAAFFLSDQSFVVTMTELETNPGNRSIPVFLLGSSLAVFVVWVAGIFLGFILGAIIPAGLSLDFVIPLAFMYLLIPHLGGRDRQVSVLAGIVASVVFVPRLPLQSGLLVAIFIGIGSGMAVGAFSRKTKNGQEWA; from the coding sequence ATGGCCGGTGCGAAACGAGAATTCCTGCGGGGAGCGAAAAACGCGGTGCCCTTGTTTCTTGGTTTAGTGCCCTTCGCCGTGGTGGTGGGAGTAGCTGCAAGGGAAGCGGGGCTGGATGCTGCCCAGGGAACGTTCTTTTCCCTCTCGATGATTGCGGGGACTGCCCAGTTGGCGGCCGTCCAGCTCTATGGGGCTGGAGCCTCAGCTGTGATCGTCCTACTTACTGCCATGGTGGTGAACCTCAGGTATTCTATGTACAGCCTTTCACTCCGCCGTGTCCTGGAAGAAAGATCATTCATCGAACGCCTCCTAGCGGCCTTCTTCCTGTCGGACCAGTCTTTCGTGGTCACCATGACTGAACTGGAGACCAACCCCGGCAACCGATCGATCCCTGTGTTCTTATTAGGTTCCTCGCTGGCGGTTTTTGTGGTATGGGTGGCTGGCATCTTCCTCGGTTTTATCCTGGGCGCCATCATCCCGGCGGGGCTATCGCTTGATTTCGTCATACCCCTGGCCTTCATGTATTTACTTATACCCCACCTGGGAGGAAGGGACAGGCAGGTTTCGGTTCTGGCTGGCATAGTGGCCTCGGTGGTGTTCGTACCCCGCCTTCCCCTTCAGTCGGGTCTTTTGGTGGCGATCTTCATCGGCATTGGTTCCGGGATGGCAGTCGGCGCCTTTTCAAGGAAGACCAAAAACGGGCAGGAATGGGCATGA
- the sfsA gene encoding DNA/RNA nuclease SfsA has protein sequence MRGTTAGGSLNLLYRASARPIIEARFIARSNRFKVMAQTNREAVEAYLPNPGRLWELLLPGAKLFLEKSAQTEGRRTSYTIIAVETSHGPVMLHTHRTNDAAQWLLERGLIPGWGETRIVRREVTFGGSRFDFLLEGPEGLFPVEVKSCTLFGEKMAMFPDTPSERATRHITHLAEMGSHGPRTGLLILAHSLRPRYFLPNLHTDLDFAKAFLEARNAVDIKPVRVGWNKDLSLDAGVSLLEIPWPILERNATDRGGYILILELEQPTRLTIGKLGELDFEAGYYCYVGSAMKNLKARMDRHRRRRKNLHWHVDYLREASRFISCLPVRSAESVECDLARAVDGMADGRIPGFGCSDCFCPTHLFHFGANPLKNPLFARWLTEYRLDRLITGE, from the coding sequence GTGAGAGGGACGACCGCCGGCGGCTCGCTGAATCTCCTCTACAGGGCGTCTGCGCGCCCAATCATCGAGGCGCGTTTTATTGCCCGGTCCAACCGATTCAAGGTTATGGCTCAAACCAATCGTGAAGCGGTTGAAGCCTACCTTCCCAACCCGGGACGACTTTGGGAACTACTCCTCCCGGGAGCGAAACTGTTCCTCGAGAAGTCCGCGCAAACCGAAGGTCGACGAACCTCTTATACCATCATAGCCGTCGAAACCTCCCATGGCCCGGTGATGCTCCACACCCACCGAACCAACGACGCGGCCCAATGGCTCCTGGAACGGGGCTTGATCCCCGGTTGGGGCGAAACGAGGATCGTCCGCCGCGAAGTGACCTTCGGCGGGAGCCGTTTTGATTTCCTTCTTGAGGGACCCGAAGGGCTCTTCCCGGTAGAGGTAAAATCCTGCACCCTTTTCGGTGAGAAAATGGCCATGTTCCCCGATACGCCCTCGGAGAGGGCTACCCGCCATATTACCCACCTGGCTGAAATGGGAAGTCATGGTCCAAGGACGGGACTGCTGATCCTGGCTCACTCGCTTCGTCCTCGGTACTTCCTTCCCAACCTGCACACCGACCTGGATTTTGCCAAAGCTTTTCTTGAGGCCAGGAATGCCGTGGATATAAAACCCGTCCGTGTGGGCTGGAATAAGGATCTCTCCCTCGACGCCGGGGTATCACTATTGGAAATACCCTGGCCCATCCTTGAACGAAACGCCACCGACAGGGGAGGCTACATCCTGATACTGGAACTGGAGCAACCCACGCGGCTGACGATCGGCAAACTCGGAGAACTCGACTTCGAGGCGGGGTATTACTGCTATGTGGGTTCCGCGATGAAAAACCTAAAGGCCCGGATGGATCGTCACCGCAGAAGGCGCAAAAACCTCCACTGGCATGTGGACTATCTGCGTGAAGCCTCACGGTTCATCTCCTGCTTGCCGGTAAGATCCGCCGAGTCCGTTGAATGCGACTTGGCCCGCGCCGTGGATGGGATGGCCGACGGACGGATTCCGGGTTTTGGTTGTTCCGACTGCTTCTGTCCGACGCACCTCTTCCATTTCGGGGCTAATCCTCTCAAAAACCCTCTCTTCGCAAGATGGCTCACTGAGTATCGATTGGATAGATTGATAACCGGGGAGTAG
- a CDS encoding methyltransferase domain-containing protein, which produces MSVFDDHARSYDQWYTTPLGRHVDEVETRCAFDLLKPRKGMKVLDAGCGTGNFSLKMAKLGCDVTGVDLSERMLILAAEKARSEGIRADFLAMDVNALEFTDGTFDAVISMAVLEFVDNPFDAAEEMYRVLKRGGKLVIGTINRLSAWGELYTEIGRKVGSVYHHAKFLGMEEMRQFKPGNLVSLSECLFTRPDTNEEDIRPGEELFPAVPGKGGFLCAMWKK; this is translated from the coding sequence ATGAGTGTTTTCGATGACCACGCAAGATCTTACGACCAGTGGTATACAACCCCCCTCGGGAGACACGTCGACGAGGTCGAAACCCGGTGCGCTTTCGACCTCCTTAAACCACGAAAAGGCATGAAGGTCCTCGACGCCGGTTGCGGCACGGGCAACTTCAGTTTGAAGATGGCCAAGCTGGGTTGCGATGTGACCGGCGTCGACCTTTCCGAAAGAATGCTGATCCTGGCCGCAGAGAAGGCTAGGTCCGAGGGGATCAGGGCGGATTTCCTCGCCATGGACGTAAATGCCCTGGAGTTCACCGACGGAACTTTTGACGCCGTAATCTCCATGGCGGTACTGGAGTTCGTGGATAATCCCTTCGATGCCGCCGAGGAAATGTATCGAGTTCTCAAAAGGGGTGGGAAGTTGGTCATCGGGACCATAAACCGCCTCAGCGCGTGGGGGGAACTCTACACGGAGATCGGCCGGAAAGTCGGGAGCGTCTATCACCACGCGAAGTTCCTGGGCATGGAAGAAATGAGACAGTTCAAGCCCGGGAACTTGGTTTCATTATCGGAATGCCTGTTCACCAGGCCCGATACCAACGAGGAGGATATCCGGCCCGGAGAAGAACTTTTCCCGGCCGTGCCGGGAAAGGGGGGATTCCTTTGCGCAATGTGGAAGAAATGA
- a CDS encoding carbon-nitrogen hydrolase family protein encodes MERKKEVNVAIIQETPVFLNLEASVDKACALTRKAASDGARVVAFPETWLPGYPVWLDSAPKATLWGHEAARRLYRRLVENSLEIPGEQFESLAATVAESKVHMVMGTHELVGSTLYNSMLFISPDGNHKIHRKLTPTYTERLLWGMGDGSTLVSVDADFGVLGGLICWEHWLPLARAAMHARKEVIHVAQWPWVRDLHLVASRHYAFEGQCFVLAAGTVLTVGDVLEGYDSLSDATPDCREMLSSMGNPGELLQRGGSTVIAPDSTCLVEPLFDTRGTVHATLNLDFVTEGHLLMDSDGHYSRPDVFTLTVNMAPMRSVRFES; translated from the coding sequence TTGGAAAGAAAAAAAGAAGTGAACGTCGCTATCATCCAGGAGACGCCTGTGTTCCTGAACCTCGAAGCCAGCGTGGATAAAGCCTGCGCCCTGACCCGAAAAGCCGCCAGCGACGGTGCCAGGGTCGTGGCTTTTCCGGAGACCTGGCTTCCAGGTTACCCTGTATGGTTAGATTCGGCCCCCAAGGCGACCCTCTGGGGACACGAGGCTGCCAGGAGGCTCTACCGCAGGTTGGTGGAGAACTCCCTGGAAATCCCCGGGGAGCAGTTCGAGTCCCTTGCCGCCACCGTCGCCGAGTCGAAGGTCCACATGGTTATGGGAACCCATGAACTCGTCGGAAGCACCCTCTACAACTCGATGCTTTTTATCTCCCCTGACGGCAATCACAAGATCCATAGGAAACTGACACCAACCTATACGGAAAGACTGCTCTGGGGGATGGGCGACGGGAGCACCCTCGTCTCGGTCGACGCCGACTTCGGTGTCCTGGGAGGCCTCATCTGCTGGGAACATTGGCTCCCCCTGGCCCGGGCGGCTATGCACGCCAGGAAGGAAGTCATCCACGTGGCCCAATGGCCCTGGGTGAGGGACCTTCATTTGGTGGCCAGCCGGCATTATGCCTTCGAGGGGCAGTGCTTTGTGCTCGCTGCGGGGACCGTTCTGACGGTCGGCGATGTGCTCGAGGGTTACGACTCTCTTTCTGACGCGACGCCGGATTGCCGCGAGATGCTCTCTTCCATGGGGAACCCTGGGGAGTTGCTTCAAAGAGGGGGCAGCACCGTGATTGCGCCGGACTCCACCTGTCTCGTGGAACCCCTCTTCGACACCCGAGGCACCGTCCACGCCACACTCAACCTCGACTTCGTGACCGAGGGGCACCTGCTGATGGATTCCGACGGCCACTATTCCCGGCCCGATGTCTTCACCCTCACGGTGAACATGGCTCCCATGCGCAGTGTTAGGTTCGAATCGTAA
- a CDS encoding HD domain-containing protein, whose amino-acid sequence MKKKEIFEAAKRAEFKLAPFCTCEGLVLHGISHLRRVSILSGRLASAVGEDVEAAVVMGFLHDCARTDDKAGDDHARDSAILARRLLKKFYPHLDAERMCRAIARHADGEVSDDMLTGCLWDADRLELKRINREIDLELLSTEVARRLARARARRTAIMTGG is encoded by the coding sequence ATGAAGAAAAAGGAGATCTTCGAGGCCGCGAAGCGCGCGGAATTTAAACTGGCCCCTTTCTGCACATGCGAAGGCCTGGTTCTGCATGGTATCTCCCACTTGAGAAGGGTATCGATCCTTTCGGGACGGCTTGCCTCGGCGGTCGGGGAGGACGTGGAGGCCGCCGTCGTAATGGGCTTCCTGCACGATTGCGCCAGGACGGATGACAAGGCCGGCGACGACCATGCCCGCGACTCGGCGATCCTTGCCCGACGGTTGCTGAAGAAATTCTACCCTCATCTTGATGCCGAGCGGATGTGTCGAGCCATAGCCCGTCACGCCGACGGGGAGGTTTCTGACGATATGCTCACTGGCTGCCTCTGGGATGCCGACCGGTTGGAACTGAAGAGGATTAACAGGGAGATCGACCTCGAACTGCTCTCCACGGAAGTTGCCCGGCGCCTGGCCCGGGCCAGGGCAAGAAGAACGGCGATAATGACGGGAGGCTGA
- a CDS encoding beta-lactamase family protein gives MFFPRGYGPADRAEGRPVDGKTRFNIGSTSKMFAAVSVLFLVDEGRIDLDDLVVKHLPEFRMKGARHRDITVRMLFNHSSGLPGTTFDFCYRFERDFHEVLLETMKDSALKHDPGAMGIYCNDGFALSEMLIERVSGQKYIDFLTERIFRPLGMDHTGESVGMSGGRVDEFYDPDGKKYPREVVCLRRSRTCAVLPTVSCPAEGKYYRLFLWRKY, from the coding sequence CCGCTGACAGGGCGGAAGGAAGACCCGTCGACGGAAAGACCAGGTTCAACATCGGTTCCACCAGCAAGATGTTCGCGGCCGTTTCGGTCCTGTTCCTCGTCGATGAAGGCAGGATTGACCTGGACGACCTGGTGGTGAAGCACTTGCCGGAATTCAGGATGAAAGGCGCGCGCCACAGGGATATAACGGTGAGGATGCTCTTCAACCATTCATCGGGACTCCCAGGAACTACCTTCGATTTCTGCTACAGGTTTGAGCGGGATTTTCATGAAGTCCTCCTGGAGACCATGAAAGATAGTGCGTTAAAACACGATCCAGGAGCGATGGGAATATATTGCAACGACGGCTTTGCCCTTTCCGAGATGCTCATCGAAAGGGTTTCGGGCCAAAAGTATATTGACTTTCTCACGGAAAGGATATTTCGCCCCCTCGGAATGGACCATACCGGTGAGAGCGTTGGTATGAGTGGCGGCAGGGTCGATGAGTTTTATGATCCCGACGGAAAGAAATACCCCCGTGAGGTGGTCTGTCTTCGACGGTCGAGGACCTGTGCCGTTTTGCCGACAGTTTCATGTCCAGCGGAAGGCAAATACTATCGCCTTTTTCTTTGGCGGAAATATTGA